In the Archocentrus centrarchus isolate MPI-CPG fArcCen1 chromosome 11, fArcCen1, whole genome shotgun sequence genome, CACCAAGAGGAGGCCACAAGCTACACTGAGACTGGACCCACTTGCAGTGCAAAGACCACAAGCAAGAAGACTCCGAAGCCGGGAGTAGAAGTACCAACATTTATCCTGGAGCTTAGAGAGAAAAGACAAGCGAGACCACGACGTTTGGTTCTGCGGACTGTCTGCTGGAGCTCCGATCCAACCAATTTGTCACTCCGCTATACACCAGTTTCTCTGGATATAGCATCTAAACAAAGTTGGTAGTAAACTCTTTGGAGTTTGGTTAGAGTCGCTTTATATTTCTTTGCTTGTGAGAGTGGACTGCACTGAAACTTGGGATCGACCCTCCTGGGTCGGGCTGGACCTGGCGCATTCTTTTCGCGGCTTCAAACACTGCGAAAGTTTTGGCCAGAGCGCAGATCTCAAGACTTTGAGTCGGGTCAGACTTTGAGAAACCCTCAGCAGCTGCTACCCGAGTCCAGATTGAAGATACCTGGGCGACCGGTTAGAGAGCCACTGACCAGACCTCAAAGACGCGTTTTCAAGGTAAGAAAAGAGCAcaagtgttttctttctttgcttcatCCCGTAAACCTGCTTTCTGTGAGTACAgtgttgttgtttctgtttcatAAGCCCGTGACACTGTTAAAGGCATTGGACACTGAAAGTTAcaaagtgagtgtgaatgaatgttgtcctccagcagcggAGTTTGTTGCCACTTTTAAGTTGCTGTCCGTGGTCCTGAAACTGCCACATCTCAGTGATCTGCTCTGCTGAAATGTTCATGCAAAGTTTTTTCTGTTGTATCGCTTTTTGTACATCTTCAGCTCTTCTTTGTAACACTTGTTTGTTCATATAACAGCCCTTACATTTGCTCCTTACAGCTCTCCTGAACTGTTAAAAAGTTCTAGCTCTACAAACCTGGAAGTGTAGTAATAGCACTTTGTCATGCCGCTGGCTGAGGCAATCAGAGACTTAGACTATGACAACAGGTTGTTTGAACTTTCTGCTATGTTTGAATTGTTTAGACTGCATGAAAGATTTGGGTGTGGCCGTGAAAGATGTTAGAATGTTCTGAACTGTATAATGTAGAATAATTAACTATTGCAGATGCTTGCAATGCCCTAATCAGGGTCTGACATCCCCAGATAGTAGGATTTCTACATAACTAAAACTGAGAGTTTgcacagcaaaaataaacatctgTATATGTGAGAAAACAGACTCAGTTTATTTGCTCGTTATCTGAACACATACATTCTCAAAGCTGTGCCCCAAGATGCATCAAGTTCATGTAAGCAATCGGTTTAGTTTTgctgtttgacatttttgctgTCACGCAGATTTGCAGCAGAGCTATCTCCAGTGGTCTAGTTTCTTGAACACGTGTGCAAGTACTTGCACTGGGTGCAGCAAAAGAAATGGCAAGCAATTTGTGGATGTAGCACAATCCGTAATGGCTTCAGAAATTGCTTTTCTTAAGTTCGGTTCAGCAAAGGAGAGCAACTTGCAAAGAAAAGACCGAGGTCAAGAAAAACTGATCATCTGTTTGTTATCCTCTCTCTGCTGCactcagacatacacacatacacaaatttATCAGTCAAGAAGGAGACTAATCCCATCTCAAACAGCATTTAGACAGAAAAGCTTAAGTTTCACATTTTGGTTGATACAAATCTAGATAACCAAACTTATCTGCTTTCAAAGTGTAAGATCAAAAGTAATTGGTTTGTCTTAATGGAATTCAATATAAAGTATTTCTATTCTAGGAGATAATATTCGGACCAATTTCACCACTATCCTCTTTATCACAGCTTAACTAAATCAGGAAACAGTGTTTACTATACCTCATGCAGGTTATCTTTACATGACTTTCTGATTCACATAGTCATGTAGTTCTTTATTTATGCAGGTAAAATTCTCATTGAGATTAAAGCTCTCTTTCTCAAGAGAGACCTGACCAAGAGGCTCATGCAAACATATTAACCATCTGCAGGTCTTTATTAACAGCCAGTGAAAATGTCACTTTTCATCAAATGCCTGCTCTTTTGCTTTTGCATTACAAAGTATCCTTGTTTCTTTGCACCTGACATGAGTAAAGTTTGCTGTATCTGCCACTGCAAAACTGTGTATGCCAGCATAAACAGGCAGCATGTTGCTGATTGTTATTTtgcactttttctgtttttcacactGATCTGCAAAAAATAACCCTGTCGCCATAACAACAATCTGCCTGCTTTTTAGGCTGCCCGCTATGCAAAAATGTTGTTGACGTTAGCAAATGGAAAAAGCAAGACGGAGGGACGGAAAGACTGGGTGTGGGGTGGAttgggcggggggggggtgaaaaaaGAGCAACCCAGCCTTTTTCAAAGACAGCTGGAcctttcttttcactctgtgtctcATTCGATGCCCATTCATGGAGCTTCCGGTTGTTGGGAGGCGGGAGAGAGACACCCACCTACACAAAGCAGAGGTCTTTGCTGCGCTGCTCAAAGAGAGGAAAGGGAGGGTTAGAGAGAGGcagggagggatggagggagggaggtgaAAAGCGATGTGAGGAAAGTAATTATGAGTTCTCTGCCTGAAAAGTGCAGGTGCCTCTCAAAGTGACTGCCGCTATAGGCATCAATTGTGTGGCTGTGTCTCTGCACTGAACCACCTTTGCGATTAACCCCTCGGTAACATACAGCTAATACAGGCTTTTACTGCAAAGTCTGAAATGACACGTTTAGCATCCTGCATAAAGAAATCTTCCCATTCCTGATCACAACTTATGCATTAAATGTCACAGTAGATGATATCCTTGGTGTGTTACACCGACAATAATCAGTCAAGTTCTTGAACGTGAAAAAGGAGAATAAACCTGAAAGGTGTTGCTGAGCAACAGTGTTTTGTCCTCCCATCTGAGCTCCAGGGAGCATCTTTGCCATGACTTCTGTGAGTCCAGTCAGCTACACAGACTTTGTCAGTGATTGTGCACTGTTTCTCTAGGCAGGATTAGTCATACAGTGACAAAGGTTAGAGTCGCTACAAGATAAAGTAAGATCTGGATGAAGCATGCTTGCAAGATTACTaagacaaaatgaagaaaagtaAAGAATGCTCCTTAATGTGCATGCATGTAACCTTTCTGCAGAGGAGCATTAAATGCTTGAACAGAGTAGATTTTAGTGATTCATAGGTATAAAATGTGCATGCACTTCCCCTAATATGTATGTTTTTACCCTAATTATGCAAGGGAGACAAGCATTAGTCACCGTAGCTGCATAGATCATTTCACTCTTAGCGCTGGTATGTAATGCTAAAGCAATTTTAAAAATCCCACAGCAGGATATGAAATCACACTTCACCATGGACACAAACTAACCATTTCACTTGTTTACCACTCAATAGCAGGGGTGCATTGCACAAATGATGGAACTAATAGGCGTCTGTGGTTGCCAGTGGCAATGCTTGCATGAACGTCAGACTGACGCACATGATTCGCAGTACAGTTCAGTGTGTGGGAGGAAAGAGCAAAAGCTTGGAGATACCAGCTTGCTGTGAAGGACTGTAATTGCACTGCCTGAGTAATTATGTCCCGAAGAACAGGGCATTTTAGATCACTGAACATATCCCGATACACTGTGATACAGATCAAAGACAGATTCCTGATGCATAAATATCAGTCTGACAATAGGTCCAATTAAAATGCATATCATGGATACTGTGGAAGAAATGCATTGTATTTAGAGAAAGCTCCTCTCATGCATACTAATATCTGGTGTTTTGTATTCATTGGTTATATACTAGTGTTGACAATCTTTCCCtattcttcatttctctgtttttctgcagcttCCTCTTTGATACAGACATGGAACACTGTCTGATTTACTAAAATTTAAGCATCCAACAATTCTTGAGAGGGGTTGTGAAGATAAGTAAGAGATCTGAGTGCAGTAACTTGCAACAAAGAAGTCAAAGAAACGACCTGGTTAAACCAGAAATCACAGATATATCAACACCATCCTCTATCTAAGCCGACCCAATGGCGTGGTCAGCTCTTAACGGCCCCTGTGTGGCCCTTGTCCTGCTCTTCTTCGGTTTGACCTCCTGCACTCCTTCTGGACCTGCCTCTCCCACCTGTGCCACCCTGGAACAGAGCCGTTTCTTTGGTGTATTCACTTCTACGACCACCCTGCCCTCCACACCATGCTCCTGGACTCTGCAGAATCCTGATCCTCGCCGTTACAACGTCTACATGAAAATCACCAAGCCCACTGAGTCCTGCATGCCTCGCCAGATCCGTACCTTCCAATTCGACTCCTTCATTGAGACCTCCCGCACCTACCTGGGCATGGAGAGCTTTGATGAGGTTGTCAGGCTGTGCGATGCTTCAACCACTGTCACCTACCTTGAGTCAAGCAAGCAGTTCCTGCAGATGCGCAAGGTTGCCCCACAAAACGGCCTGCAGATTGTGAATGGTGAGAATGATGTTAGTGAGTTCAAGGCTGAGTTTCTGGTCGTGGGGAAGAGGAACCCAAGTATGCCTGCCTGCCAGATGCTGTGCCAGTGGCTGGAGAAGTGCCTGTCCAGTAGCACCCATGATTATCCCTGTGGCATCATGAACACCCCCTGCCAGTGCTGGGAGGTCCCAAAGAGGAAGCCAGGAAGCTGCTACAGAGGCGGTGTCTATGTTGAGAAATGCCTTCCTGTTCCCAAAGACAATGGACGCGATGCTGAGATTATCAGTAAGTTTGCATCTTGAGTGGTTTGACTTATACCCAAAGtaacttttgtttttacaaatgtgaaagaaagtttttaaaaaaaaagaggcaaataTTTAACCTGAAGATAAAAAATGTGTTCTGCCTTGCTTGTTGTTTGCTTAGTAATAATGTCCACTAGGCCAGACTGTTAATGGAGTGGTTAGATAATGTTGTGCAAGACCCCAGAGCTCTGCATGCTTTCTGCAGCCCGTCTGTTAGTGCGTGTGTCTGAAGAGGTGCTAAGGGTAATGAGCCTCATCTCTAGAGCAGGGCCATAGGTGGAGGTTGTGTACTTAACCATCACAGAGTAACGAGGGATAAATCAAAGGTGTTAGAGAAATTTGCCAGTGCATGTTCTCACCTAAGTGGCAGGACCTCCTGAACTGCACACACAGTCAACTCTTCATTTGGTCTAGATGCTTGACAAGGAGGCTTAGTTTTAGGGGGAGATAGAGGGCATGTTTGTCTGTTAGCCTGGGGCAGAGAAGAACACAAAGACCTCGCAGCCAGCTGGCAGCAGAAATCGAAGTGCCACACTTGAGATTGTCATAGCAACGCGCCAGTCAGCCTCTCAgcctcacacacccacacacacccacacacacacacacacccacacacacacacacacacacacactgctctacTGTGGTTCACACCATGTGGTTAAAAGCAAACATTCATCATTTCAAATGGAACTTGCACTGCTCATAAAGACTCTTCCTTCTCTGTACATAAAACATATATTACTCACTTTCTATTCTTTACTATGAAGCTATTTCAAGTATGATAAAAAACTTTCAGATACATTATAATAATTCAAGTTTTCAACTTTGCTCAGTCTCTCGCTCCTTCTTATCTCTTGCTGCAGAGGGCTGGTCTGGCTGGGGCCGCTGGTCCGTATGCAGTCAGGAATGCGGTGGCGGAGTCCAGGTGCGTAGCCGAACCTGCCAGCCTGAGGATGGCGTGTGTGAGGGAACAGTGGAAGAAGGGCGGGCTTGCAACCCTCAGTTATGCATTGGTAAGCCCACCTATAATTTAGTCACGTAGTTAGAAACAATGTTGTAGGTGACAGACGTTCAGTGGTACAGTGGTGCAATTTTCTACATCTTTTAGGCAAAGAGCGCAACAGGAGCCAGGGTCTGCGGGCCATTGTTGGTTTGAAGAGAGACAATGCTGATGATTCTGTTCATGGTGTTGTTGCCACCCAAACAGGTGAGATAGCAGGCACTTGTTAACAGTTTTGCACACTATGACATAAACAAAAAGTGGAACTCAGTGCAACTAATTATCATCCTAACCTTTCTGAGCGTTAAGGGGCTGTGATGACGCTCTCCCTCTAATATATGATGTTCATAGCAGATGCTACGACAGATGAGTGGACCTCCTGGAGTGCATGCTCAGTTACCTGCGGCGAAGGCTGGCAGAGCAGAACTCGTGTCTGTGCTACTTCCTCATTCACCACCCAGTGCACTGGACCCCTGCGCGAGAACCAGCAATGTAATAACACAGCTGTCTGCCCTGGTGAGTGCCTGGTTGCTCCTCTTTAATGTGacaggagaagaaaagaaaaggagagtgaGATCTTGAAAATTGGAGGGACACCTGGCCTCTTTGAAGTACATAATAGAACTAGAAGCCATTATCTCTTAATTAGTTTGCTTTATACAAAACACCAATCACAAAAGGAAAGCAGATAACGAGAAGCAGATAAGTTATAAAGACATCTCTGAGCTTTCACAAACTGAGATTAAGAGCCTCAAAAAGTCTGACAGTCATTATCAAAGAAACTTCACTATCTTTCACCTGGCTGACTGCCCCACCTAGTGGAGAGTTTGCGAAATGCACCAGGGCATGAACATATATTTTGACATTGATTGCTTTAAAGTCCTTCAACAAAACACCCCTTTGTGTTACCTCTGTGCAGTGGACGGTGCTTGGGATGAGTGGACTCCCTGGAGCCTGTGCTCATCCACATGTGGCCGCGGCTATCGTGACCGTACCCGCACATGCAAGCAGCCCCAGAATGGAGGAGAGCCTTGCCGTGGCCCTACAAAACAAACCAAGTTCTGCAACATTGCTGTTTGCCCAGGTGAGAAGAGGATCTTTAGATTTTAcctgttttgtttgtatatttaaaaaaaaaaatacacttaatCCTCATCACATTACTTCTATGACAGCTGACTCTGACTGTGATATTTAACCCCCTCAGCCAAGTGATTCATAGACGAGTGCTAATTAAGCCACTTATTGGCATCACCATCATCACAAACAGCATCTGCAGCGGCAAGTTGATATTGCATCTGACGCATCAGAATAAAATCCTCTGTGGGCATTAGTCAGTATAACAACTGCCACTGACTCATAATGTGCTCATGGTCATTCAGCCACCTACACATGTGCCAAAAAGATGGAACTCGTTTTGAAGtcacagctgcagtttgttatttttttttttccccacttctgGTTGAGTCCACGCTTTTATGTGCATTTTCCTGATCTGAGTAAAGTCTTGTTGCAGTTGCATTTTCCTATCAGCAGATGTCTCTGTCTTCCATAACTACATTAGTGTTAAAGTCTGAACCAGAGAATGGGCAAAGTCATTACTGAGAGATGATTATGAATTCAATTTGAAACTGAAATGCTTGGGAAATTAGGTTCTCCTTAGCGGTCCATTTGCTGTAATTGAATTCCTTATTTTGACCAACATTTCTTAAAGACCATGAAGATTATTCTGTCTATTTTAACATTTCAGGGTAGCATTTAATAgcaattttgatttttttttctttcttttcggAGTTATTATCCTCCTCAGATTTAAATATAGGATATGAAAAGTGGTTTTCTGTTCCCAGTCAATGTTACTTCTCAGTTACATTTCTGAGTAAtttgtttaaatatatattacaaaaaaatggTTTCCCTGGTCAGTATAATTGTGCATTTTATTAGAAAACTGTCTCTTCAgctaaataaatttaaacatgATTCTACATTTAAGGACTGTGGATCTTAGAGGTTGAAAGGTACATCCAGTCATGCTTGAAGGGCAGATTACTGAGCTCCAACTTTCTGTTTCACTTAAATTCAACAAAAGTAGGTCATGTGAAATGTTAATGTACTGGTGAGTGAGCTATGATGCCTCAGGGTCTGCCTTGCCTTCACAAAGCTATAACTCTCTTGCGTATATGTTCTTCTGCCTCCCCCTAGTGGACGGATTCTGGAATGAGTGGTCTGCCTGGAGTCCATGCTCTACCACTTGCTCCAATGGCACCATGCAGAGAACAAGGGAGTGCAACGGGCCATCTTACGGGGGTTCAGAGTGCTACGGTAGCTGGAAAGAGACAGCCAACTGCTTCCTGAAAGACTGTCCTGGTACATTCAAGATTCACTAGCTTAAAAGAAATAGAAATCGATCAGGCATATCACAGTACAGAGTTCATGGTGTGAAATATTTTGTGTGTAGTTGATGGACGCTGGCATGAATGGAGCTCATGGGGCAGCTGCAGTAAGACTTGTGGTGGAGGCAACCAACAGAGGCAGAGGATCTGTGAAGGGCCTTTCTTTGGAGGAGAACCTTGCCCTGGTGATTCAAGAGAACAGAAGCGCTGCAATGAGAAGAGATGCCCTGGTTAGTGGTCCCaatgcaataaataaaagtaGTCTCAGTACAATGCAACCCAAATACACAAGAAAATAGACCTGCCATCTCATATCACCTGATTCTTTTAACATTTTAGAACCCCATGAGATCTGCCCTGAGCAGAACACTGGAGATGTTGTATGGAAGAAAACCCCCGCTGGAGACATGGCTGCCACTGGCTGCCCTGCTGACGCCTCAGGTACAGTAACACTGATGCTTGATGTGCTTTGTGTCTTTTGCCTTGGATGCTTAAACTGTATtaacaccccaccccaccccactatGCCAAAAATAAGAATCTGCTTTCTCTTAATAACAGGTCTGATTCTGCGTCGCTGCACTCTTGACGCTATTGGCCTCGCTTCCTGGGAGAACCCAACTTACATCAAGTGTGTCTCCAAAAACTATGAAAACATTCAGATGCTGGTAAGACCTGAAAAACACACCTTAATTAATTCAAATCCTAAATGCCTCATCTGTTTTGTAGTGCAAGGCTCAGCTTAACCGCTTGACTTTTTGTTCTAGTCAAGGGATTACATTGCCAAAGCACAGATGGGACAAAGCGTGGATGGGGTTGCTGAGGTGATTTCACGCCTGAGGTTCTCCTCTGATGAAGGGGCAAGGTACAGCGGCGACCTCTTGGCTGCCATGGAAATCTTGAAAAACTCCACTGAACTCTACAAAGGAACTAGGCTGAGACTGAGCAACGCCGATGTAGAGGTGAGGTCTTAAGACTTGTTAGCAGACTACTCAAAGCACTGTTTTTGGCATCTTCTTACACCTCTGCCTCCATTTAATGATCTGCAGAACTACGTCCAGACAATCAGCAACTTGCTGAAGGAGGAACATCGTGAGAAATGGGAAGAAGCACAACTGGTACGTGATAAAAGGGTGAATGTATGAGTGATTCACAgtaggtgtgaaaaaaagagTCTATTATCATGACATTCTTCAGATGGGATTATgtgcaagaaaataaaagcaggaaataatTAGATGCATTGATCTACCATCAAGCATTTCCCAGTTTGAAGTTGTTCTTACAACAGATTGAGCAGAACTTTGTTTGACCACCTGTCGATATAACTCCCCCCTTTCATGATGCTCTGTCAGTGTTCCTGCTAAAGCGAGTGAAGAAACAACTCCTACTAACTGAGTTCCAAAAGAAAGACAAGACTTTTAGGTAGAAAAGTTAGAAAAGCAGAACACTCCCACTGCAGAGCGTGAACACATGCTTGCttacaaactgaaaaacaggAGGGTGGATTACTGAGGCCACTGCGACGAGAGAAAGCACATCAAGGTGAcagcaagagagagaaagagtgaaagTGAATCAGGGAAAATCACTACTCCCACTCTGCAATCTGTGAGCATCCATCCCATCCTACATACTGATGGCTGTTGCAGGGAGACACAAGCTGTACATCTCATGCAAGCACACACCTTGCGCCCACATCGCTGCAGTTCTGCGTCAGAAACACGCAAGTCGAGCAGCCCTCCCTTCCACTGAACaggagagagaggacaaaaaaacCTCAGTATGAATCAACAGCCTGCCCATTTATGGCCTTAAGGAAGTTCTTAGGTTGCATAGCAgcaagaagtttttttttttttctttttccagtccACTGCAGAGCACTCTGAAAGAATAATCACTAGCCTAACAGTTAGAGAGGAATAGGAACTCTAGATATGAGGATGTTAATTAAAGAACAGTAACTGTGCCTCAATACACAATTAAACCAGTTTACAGAAATTGCATATAATGAAACTAGATGAACTTACTGAATTTGTTTGTGACTCCTatccttctctctttctgctttttttcgTAACCAGATGGGTGCCACCATTAAGGAGTTCTTCCGCCTCGTTGAGGAGTTTGTGAGCATGATTGGGATGCAAATGAGTGGCTTTCAGGACATTTATGAAGTCACTGAGAATTTAGGTGAGCTCTAAATTCATCTGCCAGCCGttctttttcccctctcatGTCTACTCAGGATGATTTGTCCATTCTCAGGGCAAAGAGTCCATCAATCTTACTCTGGCCTATGAATCTGAGAACATACAAAGAGCAGCAAATTGCCAACTTAATCAGATATAGCATAGAATTTGTGCCATCTGCAAAATGTTGTGCAAGTACATTTGGCATAGCACATATGTGGTAGCTTTTGCGCAAACTTATCAATCTTTCAAACAGTGCCACAGCGTGAAACACAAATGTCACACACTGAATCACTCTGCGATTTGCATGACCATTTTGGCTCAGTGAAGGTGACATTCTCACAGAATTTAGTGGGAAATGACTGCTGTGGTCAGCTAACACATGAAACTACAATGTCCTTGGCACAGTTTGCATCAATTCATTCAGACAGTTCTTCGGCCATTGCAGtataaaaaaaagtagaaaaacattttttaaaaagctgaaatagATGACCTCTGAGTGCTGTTTACTAACAAAAGGCCATCTCTAAATTTCTGTTCCTCTCAGTGCTGAGCATTCACAAGCGCCCTCCAACTACAAGCTCCAACTTCACCTTCCCTGTGAAGGGCTGGAGAGGCATGCTGGACTGGGTCAGGACCTCTGAGGAGAAGATCTCAGTGTCCCGTGATGCACTGTCCATTGAACAGTCAGGTgagaataaagaaatatctggatatataattttttttgcactattaatttttttttttttttttggaagattAACCAATGTGCAGTCTTATAAAtatgaggggttttttttctttctagatGGCAACGATGCTCTGGTGACTGGCATTGTCCTCTACAGAAACCTTGCATCTATTCTGTCCTTCCAGAGGTAATACAATTTCACTGCTTTTTTTCAGGCAAGTGGCCTTGCCTGAAATATATTTTGTAGTCAACAGATGGCGCCCTTTCTTGAAAGACTTCAACCGTATTCTTCTGTATTTTCTTACCACTAAGCCTTACATCAGACCATTCTGCTATAATGTCTCATTGCAGTTTCCTCTTTCTCCACAGTAACAGTACCCTCCTCAACTCCAAGGTGGTGACGGTAATCGTCAAGCCCACCCCGACTCTCCTGTCATCCCCCGTTGAGATCGAATTCCCCCACCTTCATAATGTGAGTCCCTAATGGTTCCCCAAACTAATGGAGCCTCACGAAAAAATATCACCCCCCTCTGGCTGTTTGCTCACTACAGTGCACAAGGCCTGACATTTTGCTGACATTTTCAGTGACACTGTGACTTTTACTTTGCTTGTGTCAGTTGAAATCCACCAGCAATCACAGCACAGCCAAATGGCCGGCTGATGATGTATatgatgatgatcatgatgatgatgacaaatCATGCGTAATAATTAGCCTCTGCAGCTGATACGGAGCTGTTTTTAGTTTCATGCATGCATTACAAGAGAGAGTGTAAGAAATGTGGGCAGGTGGCTGGCAG is a window encoding:
- the LOC115787972 gene encoding adhesion G protein-coupled receptor B1-like, which translates into the protein MAWSALNGPCVALVLLFFGLTSCTPSGPASPTCATLEQSRFFGVFTSTTTLPSTPCSWTLQNPDPRRYNVYMKITKPTESCMPRQIRTFQFDSFIETSRTYLGMESFDEVVRLCDASTTVTYLESSKQFLQMRKVAPQNGLQIVNGENDVSEFKAEFLVVGKRNPSMPACQMLCQWLEKCLSSSTHDYPCGIMNTPCQCWEVPKRKPGSCYRGGVYVEKCLPVPKDNGRDAEIIKGWSGWGRWSVCSQECGGGVQVRSRTCQPEDGVCEGTVEEGRACNPQLCIGKERNRSQGLRAIVGLKRDNADDSVHGVVATQTDATTDEWTSWSACSVTCGEGWQSRTRVCATSSFTTQCTGPLRENQQCNNTAVCPVDGAWDEWTPWSLCSSTCGRGYRDRTRTCKQPQNGGEPCRGPTKQTKFCNIAVCPVDGFWNEWSAWSPCSTTCSNGTMQRTRECNGPSYGGSECYGSWKETANCFLKDCPVDGRWHEWSSWGSCSKTCGGGNQQRQRICEGPFFGGEPCPGDSREQKRCNEKRCPEPHEICPEQNTGDVVWKKTPAGDMAATGCPADASGLILRRCTLDAIGLASWENPTYIKCVSKNYENIQMLSRDYIAKAQMGQSVDGVAEVISRLRFSSDEGARYSGDLLAAMEILKNSTELYKGTRLRLSNADVENYVQTISNLLKEEHREKWEEAQLMGATIKEFFRLVEEFVSMIGMQMSGFQDIYEVTENLVLSIHKRPPTTSSNFTFPVKGWRGMLDWVRTSEEKISVSRDALSIEQSDGNDALVTGIVLYRNLASILSFQSNSTLLNSKVVTVIVKPTPTLLSSPVEIEFPHLHNGTINETCLSWDESETSSLLGSWSARSCRAVPVHSFRTKCVCDSLSTFAILSRINFDSIMDKALLPSVTLIVGCGVSSLTLLLLIIIYVSVWKYIRSERSVILINFCLSIICSNALILVGQTQARNKVVCSLIAALLHFFFLSSFCWVLTEAWQSYMAVTGRLRNRIIRKRFLCLGWGLPALVVAVSVGFTKAKGYGTVNYCWLSLEGGLLYAFVGPAAAVVLVNMFIGILVFNKLVSKDGITDVKLKERAGASLWSSCVVLPLLALTWMSAVLAITDRRSALFQILFAVFDSLEGFIIVMVHCILRREVQEAVKCRVVDRKDDGNGDSGSSLHNGHTQHMPSDNEKDGDSSRQGMKSSSEEKMPPPQMPLPMGSSYHTLPTNPSKSHMQAVPEYSSHTLTLKREKSRLAGGVDPSCGKPVYVCEGELFKQLDADLAQAEGGVSDGSGYVLMPNTTSTLRSKPKDDATKYNISVEQLPQARLMHLGGPFAEPQAAFGMKSIPPDQVSVSYSERDSPIQNIHNMSSESHITHSSLENTFESMNSMMSKSETISTLSMSSLERQKSRYAELDFEKIMHTKKRHQNMFQDLNRKLHHAEKDRESPASDSKSVRWSVSSGGSDKTNHSDKQQGPLERPWEGVRGIPSSPPAWVRKDLEPLAASPLELHSVEWEKTSTTIPLVGQDIIDLQTEV